One Brassica napus cultivar Da-Ae chromosome A5, Da-Ae, whole genome shotgun sequence DNA window includes the following coding sequences:
- the LOC106452835 gene encoding F-box/kelch-repeat protein At5g38670 has translation MERLIKGDSVSTRRKRKTTTTTSIREKKKKKLTSSSSLPYDLLVMIVARVPRSYYRTLSLVSKSFRSMVVSPELYKVRSLLGLTETCLYVCLRFGFTCYKWYTLSKSSGGGGYVLARVLMPDDDDSPRMVGLCYSDLVAVGSDIYNIGVADKNKTMPTSGVSILDCKTHRWRKSPRMPVELTELSARVLDRKIYVLGRRFHHLDGSWKSSFEVFNTNTQTWDLPSCGGFDSARINFLIDGKLHVVTLFDGVFAFDSKQCRWDLVEQYPSTGTMCSGSFCEVDNVLYSVSKDGALTWYDSDNTSWRDLNGLVGLPKLPSPLDGYGSYVKLTGYGGGKMMVFWNCNLGIHRPFQRDTIYCAEIALERRNGDCWGKLEWFDSMLLVPLETQFVKVLAVTL, from the coding sequence ATGGAGAGGTTGATCAAGGGCGATTCCGTATCGacgaggaggaagaggaagacaaCGACGACTACGAGTAttagggagaagaagaagaagaagctcacATCATCGTCGTCACTTCCCTATGATTTGCTAGTGATGATCGTGGCACGCGTTCCAAGATCGTACTATCGGACTTTGTCACTAGTCTCCAAGAGCTTCCGATCTATGGTGGTTTCACCTGAGCTTTACAAGGTTAGGTCACTCTTGGGCCTCACGGAGACTTGTCTCTATGTTTGCTTGAGGTTCGGGTTTACTTGTTATAAGTGGTACACCCTCTCCAAGAGTAGTGGCGGCGGCGGCTACGTTTTGGCTAGAGTCTTAATGCCCGATGATGATGATTCTCCTCGTATGGTGGGTTTGTGTTATTCAGATCTTGTGGCGGTTGGTTCTGATATCTACAACATTGGCGTAgcagataaaaataaaaccatgCCCACCTCTGGGGTCTCGATCCTTGATTGCAAGACTCACAGGTGGCGTAAGTCTCCACGCATGCCAGTGGAGCTAACTGAACTTTCTGCCAGGGTCCTTGATCGCAAGATATATGTACTGGGACGACGCTTCCATCATCTTGATGGTTCCTGGAAGAGCTCCTTCGAGGTATtcaacacaaacacccaaactTGGGATCTCCCTTCCTGTGGTGGTTTTGATAGCGCCAGAATCAATTTTCTTATTGACGGAAAGCTCCACGTGGTGACTTTATTCGATGGGGTGTTTGCTTTCGACTCAAAGCAATGTAGATGGGACCTGGTTGAACAATATCCAAGCACGGGTACTATGTGCTCAGGTTCTTTCTGCGAGGTTGATAATGTTCTCTACTCTGTTTCTAAAGACGGAGCTCTGACATGGTATGACTCCGACAATACAAGCTGGAGAGATTTGAACGGTTTGGTAGGCCTACCTAAGTTGCCTAGTCCTCTTGATGGTTATGGTTCTTATGTTAAACTGACGGGTTACGGTGGTGGAAAGATGATGGTTTTCTGGAATTGCAATTTAGGTATTCACCGCCCGTTTCAAAGGGACACCATATATTGTGCCGAGATAGCCCTTGAAAGACGCAATGGAGATTGTTGGGGCAAACTTGAGTGGTTTGATAGTATGCTTTTAGTCCCTTTGGAAACCCAGTTCGTTAAGGTTCTTGCTGTAACGCtttga
- the LOC106452834 gene encoding non-specific lipid-transfer protein 6 has product MRSLLLALFLVLAFHRGEAAVSCNAVVGDLYPCLSYVVQGGNVPANCCNGIRTLNSQAQTPVDRQGVCRCIKNAIGGVSFSSNNVNNAQSLPAKCGVNLPYSISPSTNCDSIN; this is encoded by the exons ATGAGATCTCTCTTACTAGCCTTGTTCCTAGTTCTTGCTTTCCACCGTGGTGAAGCAGCCGTGTCTTGCAACGCAGTGGTTGGAGATCTTTACCCTTGTCTCTCCTACGTGGTTCAAGGCGGTAACGTCCCAGCGAACTGCTGCAACGGCATCAGAACGCTCAACAGTCAGGCCCAAACCCCTGTGGACCGTCAGGGCGTTTGCCGTTGCATCAAAAATGCTATCGGAGGAGTCTCTTTCTCTTCTAACAACGTCAACAATGCTCAGTCTCTGCCTGCTAAGTGTGGTGTGAATCTCCCTTACAGTATCAGCCCTTCCACCAACTGCGACAG TATCAACtga